In one Lolium rigidum isolate FL_2022 chromosome 3, APGP_CSIRO_Lrig_0.1, whole genome shotgun sequence genomic region, the following are encoded:
- the LOC124695525 gene encoding NADH-ubiquinone oxidoreductase 20.9 kDa subunit-like, producing the protein MNTDITSSVKPEYPVVDRNPAFTKVVGNFSALDYFRLSTISAVSVTVGYLSGIKPGIRGPSMVTGGLIGVLGGFMYAYQNSAGRLMGFFPNEAEVARYKYRLQ; encoded by the exons atgaACACCGACATCACCTCGTCAGTGAAGCCGGAGTACCCGGTGGTGGACCGGAACCCTGCCTTCACCAAGGTCGTCGGCAACTTCTCCGCGCTCGACTACTTCCGCCTCTCCACCATCTCCGCCGTCTCCGTCACCGTCGGCTACCTCTCCG GGATCAAGCCGGGGATCCGCGGGCCGTCCATGGTGACCGGAGGCCTCATCGGGGTGCTGGGAGGGTTCATGTACGCCTACCAGAACTCCGCCGGCCGCCTCATGGGGTTCTTCCCCAACGAGGCCGAGGTCGCGCGCTACAAGTACAGGCTGCAGTAG
- the LOC124695528 gene encoding heavy metal-associated isoprenylated plant protein 25-like isoform X1 codes for MSDKFYCMTMRMNIDCSGCYQKIRRALLEMHDIESHLIERKQQKVSVSGAFVPQDVAIKLRRRTNRRVEILELKEVDAAPSGP; via the exons ATGAGCGACAAG TTCTACTGCATGACGATGCGGATGAACATCGACTGCAGCGGGTGTTACCAGAAGATCCGGAGAGCTCTTCTCGAGATGCAtg ATATCGAGAGCCACCTGATCGAGCGGAAGCAGCAGAAGGTGAGCGTCTCCGGCGCTTTCGTGCCGCAGGACGTGGCGATCAAGCTCCGCAGGAGGACCAACCGCCGCGTCGAGATACTCGAGCTCAAGGAGGTCGACGCTGCCCCCTCGGGCCCCTGA
- the LOC124694628 gene encoding formin-like protein 9, translating into MGMATRCILLLLSISVVFLLFNFEVLEGALHLAGHDDTWIDGSTATTHDIVDRFGFLPRFRMLIARSSVRRLGGGRHHTRPPKAAIVALAVVGACLLALGVAIAAMSLRRSRKLRKGCSKPFKLFCHGSRAQRSPSATRKVSSHPSPDPLYLSSVVQCHENYPILKQSSESKSLSIISTSSKSIELITSDHTVRIQNSTQSDEAESFHSIPCSPSSTGSITELPLHIRDKTMTSPFPSSPHTDNSPSNCSYRSFSPDYKSHLPPKSPLPTASNHFSVHGTSQSPSEELDAEKPEVNHQVMVKTNDVSGLMERHEAPKEAQANSKFCNPPETNSPSYHKDASFYHMDASASRPTIPSTMSNTKESTASSTEGAKHQMPSAMTVPISPPPPPPPKRSPPSLAWKNSGQPPLPPALPLQIHVGKDGSPLPKLKPLHWDKVRAAPNRSMVWNDIRSNSFEFEFDEQMIKSLFAYNFQGLVKDEDATSRTLPTTKHVIEHHRLQNTTILLKTLNATTEQVHNAIAQGTGLSVQQLEALVKMKPTKEEEEKLLVYDDDIDMLDPAEKFVKLLLAIPLAFQRMEVMLYKETFDDEVVHIKMSFAMIEGACTELRSSKLLLRLLEAVLKTGNRMNIGTLRGGANAFRLDALLKLADVRGADGKTTLLHFVLLELARSKGSKAAEKLGETPRSCHATLAEREEYCKTGTEFVSELSNELGNVKKVASIDLDTMMKSISNLSRGLAQLRDLIEKDLPRNDKNKEFLQYMTTFLNYAENTMQELEVGKAQVLHHVGELTEYYHGEVGKDEPNLLHIFVIIKDFLGLLHRVCREMRGKKQNQPLNPLR; encoded by the exons ATGGGCATGGCGACGAGGTGCATCCTGCTCCTCCTCTCCATCTCCGTCGTGTTCCTGCTGTTCAACTTCGAGGTCCTTGAGGGGGCTCTCCATCTAGCAGGCCACGACGATACTTGGATCGATGGCAGCACGGCCACGACCCATGACATCGTCGACCGTTTTGGTTTCCTCCCCAGGTTCAGGATGCTGATTG CTAGAAGTTCAGTGCGCAGATTGGGAGGTGGCCGCCACCATACCAGGCCCCCCAAAGCCGCCATTGTTGCTCTGGCAGTGGTTGGGGCATGCCTGCTTGCTCTTGGAGTCGCCATAGCAGCAATGTCGCTCAGAAGATCAAGGAAGTTACGGAAGGGGTGCTCAAAGCCGTTCAAACTGTTTTGCCATGGTTCAAGAGCCCAGAGGTCACCTTCTGCCACCAGAAAGGTCAGTTCTCACCCAAGCCCAGATCCACTCTACCTAAGTTCTGTCGTACAATGCCACGAGAACTATCCGATCCTTAAACAATCTTCTGAGTCCAAGAGCCTATCCATTATCAGCACCTCCTCAAAGAGCATAGAATTAATCACAAGTGATCATACTGTGAGAATTCAGAACTCCACGCAGTCTGATGAAGCCGAGTCTTTCCATTCCATACCttgttctccttcatcaactggtTCCATCACCGAGTTACCGCTGCATATCCGTGACAAAACTATGACCAGTCCATTTCCATCGTCTCCACATACAGATAATTCACCATCTAATTGTTCATATCGATCGTTTTCACCAGATTATAAATCTCACTTGCCTCCAAAGAGTCCACTACCTACCGCTTCCAATCACTTCAGTGTGCATGGCACTTCTCAGTCCCCTTCAGAAGAATTAGACGCAGAAAAACCTGAAGTAAACCATCAAGTCATGGTAAAAACAAATGATGTTTCTGGGTTGATGGAGCGTCATGAAGCTCCAAAAGAAGCGCAGGCAAATTCCAAGTTCTGTAATCCACCAGAAACCAATTCGCCTTCCTATCACAAGGATGCCTCTTTCTATCACATGGATGCGTCTGCCTCCAGACCAACCATACCATCCACCATGTCAAACACTAAGGAATCCACAGCAAGTTCAACCGAGGGAGCAAAACATCAAATGCCTAGTGCAATGACTGTACCGatatcaccaccaccacctccgccgccaaaAAGATCTCCCCCAAGTCTGGCCTGGAAGAACTCTGGACAGCCACCACTACCACCTGCGTTACCACTTCAGATACATGTTGGTAAAGACGGGTCCCCTCTTCCAAAGTTGAAACCTTTGCACTGGGACAAAGTAAGAGCAGCCCCAAACCGCTCCATGGTGTGGAATGATATAAGATCAAATTCCTTTGAATTCGA ATTTGATGAGCAGATGATCAAGTCTTTGTTTGCATACAACTTTCAAGGCTTAGTGAAAGATGAAGACGCCACCAGCAGGACTTTACCTACCACTAAACATGTCATTGAACATCACCGACTTCAGAATACTACCATCTTATTGAAGACCTTAAATGCAACCACGGAACAAGTTCACAATGCTATAGCACAAG GAACGGGATTATCCGTACAACAACTGGAGGCGCTTGTCAAGATGAAACCTAccaaggaagaagaggaaaaactACTGGTCTATGATGACGATATCGACATGCTAGATCCAGCGGAGAAATTTGTCAAGTTACTACTAGCTATACCATTGGCATTCCAAAGAATGGAGGTTATGCTCTACAAGGAAACTTTTGATGATGAGGTGGTTCATATCAAAATGTCCTTTGCAATGATTGAA GGAGCTTGCACTGAACTCAGGTCAAGCAAGCTGTTATTAAGACTACTTGAAGCAGTACTCAAGACAGGGAACAGGATGAATATTGGAACACTAAGAGGTGGTGCAAATGCTTTCAGATTGGACGCGTTGCTGAAATTGGCAGATGTACGTGGGGCTGATGGAAAGACAACCCTTCTGCATTTTGTACTTCTAGAGTTGGCCCGTTCCAAAGGATCAAAGGCTGCAGAGAAGCTCGGTGAAACCCCCAGGTCTTGCCACGCCACACTAGCAGAACGGGAAGAATATTGCAAAACAGGTACAGAATTCGTCTCTGAGCTAAGTAACGAGCTAGGCAATGTCAAAAAGGTAGCAAGCATAGACTTGGATACTATGATGAAGTCAATTTCAAACCTATCACGTGGACTGGCTCAACTAAGAGATCTCATTGAGAAGGACCTGCCCAGAAATGACAAGAACAAGGAATTCCTGCAATACATGACAACCTTCCTAAATTATGCAGAAAACACTATGCAAGAGCTTGAAGTTGGCAAAGCTCAAGTCTTGCACCATGTTGGGGAGCTAACAGAGTACTATCACGGTGAGGTTGGCAAGGATGAGCCCAACCTGCTCCACATATTTGTCATCATAAAAGATTTTCTTGGTTTGCTGCATAGGGTATGCCGTGAGATGAGGGGCAAAAAACAAAATCAACCTCTCAACCCACTGAGGTGA
- the LOC124695528 gene encoding heavy metal-associated isoprenylated plant protein 25-like isoform X2, producing MTMRMNIDCSGCYQKIRRALLEMHDIESHLIERKQQKVSVSGAFVPQDVAIKLRRRTNRRVEILELKEVDAAPSGP from the exons ATGACGATGCGGATGAACATCGACTGCAGCGGGTGTTACCAGAAGATCCGGAGAGCTCTTCTCGAGATGCAtg ATATCGAGAGCCACCTGATCGAGCGGAAGCAGCAGAAGGTGAGCGTCTCCGGCGCTTTCGTGCCGCAGGACGTGGCGATCAAGCTCCGCAGGAGGACCAACCGCCGCGTCGAGATACTCGAGCTCAAGGAGGTCGACGCTGCCCCCTCGGGCCCCTGA
- the LOC124695526 gene encoding dihydrolipoyllysine-residue acetyltransferase component 4 of pyruvate dehydrogenase complex, chloroplastic-like, with protein MAAPPAPLSLSASALSARVRLAAPASRAAAARRRGPMVVRAKIREIFMPALSSTMTEGKIVSWTAAEGDRVSKGDAVVVVESDKADMDVETFYDGIVAVVLVPAGESAPVGAPIALLAESDEDVALALAQAQTLSSGQPSSPPSDAAAPPAPPPPAEAPVAAPAPVGAGTKGIATPQAKKLAKQHRVDLAKVTGTGQFGRITPADVEAAAGIQPKTKVACTPAAAAPVAAPSAKAVPQAAVLPPVPGATVVPFTAMQAAVSKNMVESLSVPTFRVGYPILTDKLDALYEKVKPKGVTMTVLLAKAAAMALAQYPVVYASCRDGSSFTYNSSINIAVAVAIDGGLITPVLEQADKLDIYLLSQKWKELVKKARAKQLQPNEYNSGTFTLSNLGMFGVDRFDAILPPGQGAIMAVGASKPTVVADKDGFFSVKNKMLVNVTADHRIVYGADLAAFLQTFAKIIEDPESLTL; from the exons ATGGCGGCACCCCCGGCTCCcctctcgctctccgcctccgccCTGTCCGCGCGCGTGCGCCTCGCCGCGCCGGCTTCGCGCGCGGCCgccgcgcggcggcgcgggccgaTGGTGGTCCGCGCCAAGATCCGGGAGATCTTCATGCCGGCGCTCAGCTCCACCATGACGGAGGGCAAGATCGTGTCCTGGACCGCCGCGGAGGGCGACCGCGTCAGCAAGggcgacgccgtcgtcgtcgtcgagtcCGACAAGGCCGACATGGACGTCGAGACCTTCTACGAcggcatcgtcgccgtcgtcctcgtccccGCCGGGGAGTCCGCCCCCGTCGGCGCCCCCATCGCGCTGCTCGCCGAGTCCGACGAGGACGTCGCGCTCGCCCTCGCCCAGGCCCAGACGCTCTCCAGCGGACAgccatcctctcctccttccGATGCGGCCGCTCCCCCCGCCCCGCCTCCGCCGGCGGAGGCTCCCGTGGCTGCTCCTGCTCCAGTTGGCGCGGGGACGAAGGGGATCGCCACGCCGCAGGCTAAGAAGCTGGCCAAGCAGCACAGGGTGGATCTTGCCAAGGTGACCGGCACCGGGCAGTTCGGCCGAATTACGCCTGCAGATGTTGAGGCGGCCGCCGGCATCCAGCCCAAGACAAAGGTTGCTTGTactcccgctgctgctgcaccTGTGGCAGCTCCATCAGCGAAGGCTGTGCCGCAGGCGGCCGTGCTTCCCCCGGTACCTGGTGCCACCGTGGTTCCATTCACTGCAATGCAGGCTGCAGTGAGCAAGAACATGGTGGAGAGCCTGTCAGTGCCCACGTTCCGTGTCGGGTACCCCATTTTAACCGATAAGCTCGACGCGCTGTATGAGAAG GTCAAGCCAAAGGGAGTGACCATGACTGTATTGCTCGCCAAGGCCGCGGCTATGGCGCTGGCGCAGTACCCTGTGGTCTACGCTAGCTGCAGGGACGGGTCGAGCTTCACGTACAACAGTTCCATCAACATTGCTGTGGCCGTCGCCATTGACGGCGGGCTCATTACACCCGTCCTGGAGCAAGCTGATAAG CTGGATATATATCTACTCTCACAAAAGTGGAAGGAGCTAGTCAAGAAGGCACGCGCAAAACAGCTCCAACCAAATGAGTACAACTCTG GTACATTTACACTGTCCAACTTGGGTATGTTTGGTGTAGATAGATTTGATGCAATTCTCCCACCTGGCCAG GGAGCTATAATGGCTGTTGGAGCCTCAAAACCCACAGTGGTGGCTGACAAGGACGGTTTCTTTAGTGTCAAGAACAAAATGCTG GTCAATGTCACAGCTGATCACAGAATTGTTTATGGTGCTGATTTGGCAGCCTTCCTGCAAACTTTTGCAAAGATTATTGAGGATCCTGAGAGCTTAACTTTGTAA